The following nucleotide sequence is from Citrus sinensis cultivar Valencia sweet orange chromosome 6, DVS_A1.0, whole genome shotgun sequence.
GTAAATTGAAAACAACCGAGCTTGTCTTGCTTTTCATGTCTTTAATGAATCCCTTTCAGATAGGCTGTAAATGGAAAACAACTGAGCATgtcttgcatttttttttgtttcttatacCTGAAGAAGTCTTGTATCTGGTGTGTGCTAGTTCAATTATGGGAGTGCACTACTGAGATCTGTTTGAATTGAACAGGCCATCTGACTGCCAGGAGTGATGTATACAGCTTTGGAGTTGTTCTTCTAGAGCTATTGACTGGAAGGAAGTCTGTTGACAAGACAAGACCTAGCAAAGAGCAAAGCTTGGTAGATTGGGCCAGGCCAAAACTAAATGACAAGAGAAAAATGCTGCAAATAATTGACCCTAGATTGGAAAATCAGTACTCAGTGAGGGCAGCACAGAAAGCTTGTAGCTTGGCATACTATTGTCTAAGCCAGAATCCTAAAGCAAGGCCTCTAATGAGTGATGTAGTTGAAACATTGGAACCCCTACAATGTGCTAACGATGGTGGTAATGAAATCTCATCATCATTGACTGCAAATCTCGTTGTTGCTGCTGGTGGTGCTACAAATGCTTTTGCAATGGGAGGAATCCCAGGTTACCGAACACGTCCAAGGTTCAGCAACAATGTTGGTCCTGGTTCTAGTTGTCGTTCTCCTAATCCAAATTGTTCCCCAGGTGGCCCTGCAGCATGCAGGGTTAGATGAGAAACGTCACCTAAATATGTATACTCGTGGGGTGTGTGGTTTTCGTCTTATGACCCGTTTCAGAATGACcaaattttcttgttaaatcATGGGTGCTTTTGCTTTGTACTTAATGCACAAAATATCATGTTGATCCGAAGCCACTGTTAATTAATTGCTGTCTAACATGGTGCTTGTATCAAATTTTCTAATTGTGTTCACTTCTCCGAGGAAATTTGCATTGTGGAAATACTATAAATGTTCGACATATGCATATTTGCGGCTTGTAGATTGAAACCTTTTTGtccttaatcatgctgatatTGTCAATAATGATACTTGGGTAACCTGATAATGCAAGCTGTTTACAATAGAATGTGCTTGTATGTTAGGTATAGTTATTGATTCTGCTGATGATATAGATAGATGGTTCAagaattgagaaaaaaatatggtaTAACTTTCGATTTGATTTAgaactaatatttttctactacgttgattattaattaaaatgattttcctTCTGTCTCATTCAAGGATAAGATGCTTATTCTTGCGCGGGGGGGATCAGATGCGTGGCTTAACATGAACAGGAGAACTTGATACAATTAATTAGCTTTTTCGTGACAATTGAATAAAACTGTCGTCGTATGATTGGATTTCACTTTTCAAGCTTCTACAATCAGATTCTACATTGAcgatacaaaatttataatgtacACGATAATAATTGCGGTttttgagtgacaaataaatATCAAGATTGGCCCACTTGAATTGTGTTCCTTAATAAATCTCTTCCCCCACAACTCTCAACcacacataaatttttattcgcAAAATACccacctctctctctctcgttcATCCCCCCCCGGCTGCATGTTTGTTGCCAGTGTGTGTGCATAATAACACAATGAATAATCATACGATGAAACTACTAGTACTGCTTTTCTCAATCGTCCATTTCATCATTGCTCAGAGACCAGGTGCTGATTTGTTTAATCTATAATTACTTTACTTACCATACAAGTTATTGTATTACAATTGATATTGAATTATATGTGttcgtctctctctctctctctctctctctctctctgtgtaTACATATACATGTATATGCTGGTTACATATAATTTACATGTAAGTGCAGTTGATGAGCCGTGGTCGTTGACTGGGGATGGACTAAGGCCAACTGGGGAAACAGAGTACAGGGTGattgaagttgaagaagataACAAAAGAGTAGTAAGTCTGGGGAGGAGGAGGCTGGCACCATACGAGCTGTGCCTGCTGTGCAAGTGCTGTGCGGGCAACACAACCTGCATCACCATGCCTTGTTGTTTTGGTATTGACTGCCACCTTCCCAACAAGCCTTTTGGGGTCTGCGCTTTTGTCCCCAAAACATGTAACTGTGCTTCCTGTGCTGCTGCCTAGTTGAACTATAGCTTTTCATTTGCAGTTCTAAtgagattaattaattcacCTAAGTGTCACAAATATATCCACACGCATCAAAatctatacacacacacacacacacacacacacacacacacacacacacacacacatcatTTTAGCAGCTGCCTGTATACcccttaattaatttgtacttGATCGcatcttttacattttttttttccagttttTGGTAAAGTTATTGTCTTATTGACTTAGAAATTGAGACGAAAATATTTATGAGTTTGCCTTACAATAGTGGTGATGAAGCAACTGAATTTTGTCGCGAAATCCTTTACCTGGCTTCTTCCTTACGAGAAATTCTTTTGTATGACAGCTGGTTAATTAGTAATACGTGAAACGCGGACAAATATTTTGTCAAGTAGttgttttctaaaaataaatgtacacATGGAAGAATGCCATTGACTTGTTGTACTACCATTATCCTTCTACATAAAAATTACAGGGTCATTCATAAGGAAATGAAACACATGCTTAGAAGTCCTCTGCCAAGAATAAACAATTTTCTTACCCATTGAGATTGTGAAAAGGGTATGGAAAATTAGATTCCGTGGGGCAGATCCAAATCCATTTAGGTCTTGTTTAGAATTGAGGTATTGtaccttttaaattatagttgttatagaaataaaattgtaattatgaaataaaaattaataatatatagtaaatataaattttaaacaataattttaataaaattattaaagttataatagatttttcatcatacaaaaaaaaattatatcaatatatCTTCTAAGATACAGTAGTTAGTGTTTACTAAATACTTTAATACTGTAACTTAAAGGTACAATTGCCCAATATCAATTCCAAACTCACCCTTATTTACAAttgtatcttttattttacttcttctGTATTAAATGGGCTATGCTGAAAACAAATGGAACTAGAAATTTAAGGGTCCAAGTACAAGCATTTAAGCTAGTTTAACAAGTCCATTAATGTGCAAAATTCATTTGGTTTTGTTAAAGTGAATCCAACGTAGAGGGTGCAACATTTCGCTCCAtgtaaatttgattaatatctGTCGagatttaaatacaaaacctCAGGTTAAACATATGGCCTTGTAACATGCTGAGAAACCACTATACACAAAAGGGTAAATTTTagggacctcccctgaggtttgaagTATTAACACTTTAATAGAATGTATTGATGTAATTACACATACTTCCCTTGCCGTTAGTATAAAAATACGTATGGTGTTAGTATAAAAGGATAAATATGTAAAagcttatttaaaattcaaaataattcaaaattaaagctTTAAGTTCTTGATGTCTGCGAAATCTTACTTGGTTTACTCTATTAT
It contains:
- the LOC112498642 gene encoding uncharacterized protein LOC112498642, whose translation is MVVQQVNGILPCAAAQEAQLHVLGTKAQTPKGLLGRWQSIPKQQGMVMQVVLPAQHLHSRHSSYGASLLLPRLTTLLLSSSTSITLYSVSPVGLSPSPVNDHGSSTALTCKLYVTSIYMYMYTQRERERERERDEHI